The Eublepharis macularius isolate TG4126 chromosome 11, MPM_Emac_v1.0, whole genome shotgun sequence genome includes a region encoding these proteins:
- the ZDHHC11 gene encoding palmitoyltransferase ZDHHC11 isoform X2 produces the protein MGQDVEGQAGQQSSATSLQDLCEWMSCYDKKLRRTGPEQLNRHADLILAPLHSRVNGWSLPLHSFQLVTLGLYAYLAIVGFGIYVPLLPYGWKHVAYTVIGLLFTHHLITHLVAVTIDPADQNVLARKNYDKPMPIFDRSKCKHVIENQRCYLCEVDVGPKAKHCSICNKCIADFDHHCNWLNNCVGSKNYWFFFNAVASAVLGLFLLILVILYVFIQYFVNPAELRTSPQFESLSGNGTWLVFLPVAPAETTAVVVISLAALTLLLGFASFIPLGHLLLFHLYLLVKKLSTYEYMTRHRHHNNTVAQEINVEATLDGSSRMEPLQTVTTY, from the exons GGGCAGGCCGGACAGCAAAGCAGCGCCACGTCCCTTCAGGACCTTTGTGAATGG ATGTCCTGCTATGACAAGAAGTTGCGGCGGACGGGGCCGGAGCAGCTCAACAGGCACGCCGACCTCATCCTGGCCCCCCTACACTCCCGTGTGAACGGCTGGTCTCTGCCTCTCCACTCCTTCCAGCTGGTCACCCTGGGGCTGTATGCCTACCTGGCCATTGTGGGCTTCGGCATCTACGTCCCTCTTCTCCCATATGGGTGGAAGCACGTGGCCTACACT GTGATTGGCCTACTTTTTACACATCACTTGATTACTCATCTGGTTGCGGTCACGATCGATCCAGCAGATCAAAACGTATTGGCCAGGAAAAATTACGACAAACCCATGCCAATTTTTGATCGAAGCAAATGCAAGCATGTGATTGAAAACCAGCGCTGCTACCTTTGTGAAGTTGACGT AGGGCCAAAAGCCAAACATTGTAGTATCTGCAATAAGTGTATTGCGGACTTTGACCACCACTGCAACTGGCTGAATAACTGTGTTGGAAGCAAAAATTACTG GTTTTTCTTCAACGCGGTGGCTTCAGCCGTGCTTGGGCTTTTTCTGCTCATCCTGGTGATCCTCTATGTCTTCATCCAGTATTTTGTGAATCCTGCAGAACTCCGCACATCTCCTCAGTTTGAAA GTCTCAGTGGGAACGGCACGTGGCTGGTCTTCCTTCCTGTTGCTCCGGCAGAGACCACGGCAGTCGTAGTCATTTCCCTCGCAGCGTTAACTCTGCTTTTGGGGTTTGCTTCTTTCATACCACTTGGACATTTGTTGCTGTTTCATCTTTACCTCT TGGTTAAGAAGCTGAGCACATATGAATACATGACTCGACATCGACACCATAATAATACTGTGGCTCAGGAAATAAATGTGGAAGCAACATTAGATGGATCAAGCAGAATGGAACCCTTGCAG
- the ZDHHC11 gene encoding palmitoyltransferase ZDHHC11 isoform X1 — MGQDVEGQAGQQSSATSLQDLCEWMSCYDKKLRRTGPEQLNRHADLILAPLHSRVNGWSLPLHSFQLVTLGLYAYLAIVGFGIYVPLLPYGWKHVAYTVIGLLFTHHLITHLVAVTIDPADQNVLARKNYDKPMPIFDRSKCKHVIENQRCYLCEVDVGPKAKHCSICNKCIADFDHHCNWLNNCVGSKNYWFFFNAVASAVLGLFLLILVILYVFIQYFVNPAELRTSPQFESLSGNGTWLVFLPVAPAETTAVVVISLAALTLLLGFASFIPLGHLLLFHLYLLVKKLSTYEYMTRHRHHNNTVAQEINVEATLDGSSRMEPLQDLTEVRQPKPLEIAGLPASGL; from the exons GGGCAGGCCGGACAGCAAAGCAGCGCCACGTCCCTTCAGGACCTTTGTGAATGG ATGTCCTGCTATGACAAGAAGTTGCGGCGGACGGGGCCGGAGCAGCTCAACAGGCACGCCGACCTCATCCTGGCCCCCCTACACTCCCGTGTGAACGGCTGGTCTCTGCCTCTCCACTCCTTCCAGCTGGTCACCCTGGGGCTGTATGCCTACCTGGCCATTGTGGGCTTCGGCATCTACGTCCCTCTTCTCCCATATGGGTGGAAGCACGTGGCCTACACT GTGATTGGCCTACTTTTTACACATCACTTGATTACTCATCTGGTTGCGGTCACGATCGATCCAGCAGATCAAAACGTATTGGCCAGGAAAAATTACGACAAACCCATGCCAATTTTTGATCGAAGCAAATGCAAGCATGTGATTGAAAACCAGCGCTGCTACCTTTGTGAAGTTGACGT AGGGCCAAAAGCCAAACATTGTAGTATCTGCAATAAGTGTATTGCGGACTTTGACCACCACTGCAACTGGCTGAATAACTGTGTTGGAAGCAAAAATTACTG GTTTTTCTTCAACGCGGTGGCTTCAGCCGTGCTTGGGCTTTTTCTGCTCATCCTGGTGATCCTCTATGTCTTCATCCAGTATTTTGTGAATCCTGCAGAACTCCGCACATCTCCTCAGTTTGAAA GTCTCAGTGGGAACGGCACGTGGCTGGTCTTCCTTCCTGTTGCTCCGGCAGAGACCACGGCAGTCGTAGTCATTTCCCTCGCAGCGTTAACTCTGCTTTTGGGGTTTGCTTCTTTCATACCACTTGGACATTTGTTGCTGTTTCATCTTTACCTCT TGGTTAAGAAGCTGAGCACATATGAATACATGACTCGACATCGACACCATAATAATACTGTGGCTCAGGAAATAAATGTGGAAGCAACATTAGATGGATCAAGCAGAATGGAACCCTTGCAG